In the Acetobacterium sp. KB-1 genome, TCGCATTGGTCGCGGGCAGTCGCCAACTACAAGCAAGCTTGTGATTGGCTCGTTGCCTTCGCGCAGAATCGGACTGGCTCCGCCGTGTCCGCTCCGATGCGTACAACATGATGTAACAATTGTCGGTACTACGTTAGTTCTATTTCTACAATTTTTGTCAAACCAAACTAGCCAGTTTCTTAGTTTTTCCGATCCAGATTTCGTTTGGCGGTTTCCATCATCAGTTTGATGCGGTTTAGCTGATTGACTTCACTTGCTCCCGGGTCGTAGTCGATGGGGGCAATATTTGCGCGCGGATATTTTTGGCGGATCGGTTTGATCATCCCTTTTCCCATCACGTGGTTGGGCAGGCAGGCAAAGGGTTGAACACAAACAATATTCTCTACCCCATCTTCGATCAACTCCATCATTTCGGCGGTTAAGAACCAACCTTCCCCACCCTGATTACCAAGGGAAATCAGTTCCTGGGCTTTACCCGCCTTTTTCTCAATGGTGGATGGGGCATGGAAGTGGGTGCTGGCATCCAGGGCAAGCTTCATGTTTTTTCGGGAAAACTCCAAAAATTTAATCAGCAGTTTGGCACGTTTCATGGATTTTCGTTTACCTGAGAGTTCTTCGTATTTAAAGACCTGATTGTAAGCGCAATATAGAAAGAAATCCATCAGGTCCGGCATAACCACCTCGGCACCTTCTGCTTCTAAGACTAACTGGAGGTTATTATTGGCCGTGGGATGGTATTTAACCAGGATTTCTCCAACGATGGCAACCTTTGGCCGTTTTTTATCCGTTCGGGGCAGGGCATCAAATTCGTTGACAATCGCCCGAACATTTTCTTTGAAATCACGAAGTTTGCCATTTTTTAAACTGGCTTTTATTTTTTTGCGCCAAGATTGATACAATTCTTCAGTGGATCCGGGGTGCAGTTCATAAGGCCTTGTACCGCTGACCACCCGTTGCAGCAGATCACCATAAACAATCCCCACCAGCAGCCGCGCTAACAGCGGTAGACTGAGCTTAAACCCGGGATTCTTCTCCAAACCAATGGCACTCAGTGAAATAACCGGAATTTGCGACATACCGGCCGATTCCAGCGCTTTTCTGATAAACGCCACATAGTTGGAGGCACGGCAGGGTCCGCCGGTCTGAGTCATTAATACGGAGACATTATCAAGATCGTATTTTCCTGATTTCAGTGCTGCCATAATCTGACCCGTCGTAATAATGGTGGGATAGCAAGCGTCATTATTGACATAGGTTAACCCTTCGTCAATGGCCGCATTATCAACGCTGGGCATGACCTCGATGTGATAACCATATTTTTCCATTGCCTCTTCCAGAAAGTCAAAATGGATCGGTGACATCTGAGGAGCCAGCAGCGTATGCTTCTTTTTCATCGCTTTAGTAAAAATCACCCGTTGGTTCATCAGGGTTGGGTCCACGACAATATTATTTTTCTCCCGCTCGATCATTGCTGCTTTAAGGGATCGCATTCGAATCCGGATGGCACCGAGATTGTTGACCTCGTCAATTTTAATCAGGGTATAAATATTGCCGTGACTTTCCAGGATTTCCTGCGTCTGCTCCGAGGTCACCGCATCCAATCCGCAGCCAAAGGAAGTCAACTGTACCAGCTCCAGAAAATCATGCTGATTAACCACCTCCGCCGCCTTATATAAACGGCTGTGATACTTCCATTGATCCAGGACTCGGAAGCGCTGCTCTTCTTTGGGATGATAGAGATGAGCAATGGCGTCTTCGGTAAGTACAGCCATGTCCAGGCCGGTAATGATATGATCCAGACCATGATTGACTTCGGGGTCAATGTGATAGGGCCGACCAGCCAGAACAATTCCCTTTTGCCCGGTTTCTTTTAGATATGCAATGGTTTCTTCCCCTTTTTTCTCCATATCCCGCCGGAAAGCGTCTTTTTGCGCAATGGCAGCTTTCATGGCCGCAGTAATTTCTTGACGAGTGATACCAAAGGCGCCAAAAATTTCGGCTAATCGTTCTTCCAACCGTAAATCATTATCAAAGGGCAAAAACGGATTTAAGAAAGTAATACCTTCTTTTTGCACATCATCCTGATTGTGTTTAATGGTTTCGGGATACGACATGACAATGGGACAATTGTACCAGTTATCAACATCATCAAATTCTTTTTCCTCATAGGGAATACAGGGATAAAAAATCAGACTGACACCCTGATCCAGCAGTGCCTGAATATGACCATGAGCCAATTTGGCCGGATAGCAGACCGACTCAGACGGAATGCTCTCCATCCCTTTTTCGTAAATTTTACGATTGGATTCCGGAGATAGTACCACCCGGTAACCCAGTTGGGTAAAAAAAGTATGCCAGAAGGGGTAATTTTCATAGAGATTTAAAACCCGGGGGATACCGATATTACCGCGCGGTGCTTCTGCTTCCGGCAACGCGGGATAATCAAAAATCCGCTGATACTTATATTGATAGAGATTCGGTAGATCAGCATTTTTTTTGACATTACCTTCACCAATCTCGCACCGGTTTCCGGTGATGTGTCGGCTGCCGTCGTTAAAGCGATTAATCGTCAGCAGACAATTGTTACTGCAACCGCCGCAGCGTTTGTGACCGACTTCCACCGCAAAATCGTCCAGCGCTGCTAAACCTAAAAGATTGCTGCGTTCGCCTGGGCGATAATTTTCCCGGGCAATCAGAGCTGCTCCAAAGGCCCCCATCAAGCCCGCAATATCCGGGCGAATCACTTCTTTTTCGGTTATTTTTTCAAAGGTCCGCAGTACCGCTTGATTGTTAAAGGTTCCCCCCTGAACGATGATATGTTCGCCCAGTTCTTTGGGATTATGAATTTTGATAACCTTCTGCAAAGCGTTCTTGATGACCGAATAAGACAGACCTGCAGAGATATCCCCCACTTCGGCGCCTTCTTTCTGGGACTGTTTAACCTTGGAATTCATAAAAACAGTACAGCGGGTCCCCAGATCGACTGGCTTTTCCGCCATCAACGCAGCTTCGACAAAGGCCTGCATATCAAGATCCAATGATTTAGCAAAGGTCTCCAGAAACGAACCGCAACCCGAGGAGCAAGCTTCATTGAGAATAATACTGTCGATGGTACCGTTTTTAATCTTCATGCACTTCATATCCTGGCCGCCGATGTCGAGGATAAAATCGACCTCAGGACAAAAATATTTTGCACCCTTATAGTGGGCAATGGTTTCAATTTCGCCGATGTCAATTTTTAATGCTTTTTTGATCAAACTTTCACCATAGCCGGTAACCGTCGAGTTACCAATCGTAACATCCGCCGGCAGCAATCCGTAGATTTCTTTGATAATTTTAATCGATTGAGCCAGTGGACTCCCCTCGTTGCCACCATAGTAACTGTACAGTAATGCACCATCACCATCGATCACAACGGCCTTGGTAGTGGTCGAACCGACATCGATCCCTAAAAAGCAGCACCCGTGATGGTCTTTTAGCGCTTTTTTGACGACCTGATTTTTATCATGACGTTGCCGAAATTGCGTAAGCTCTTCCCGATTTTTAAACAGCGGTTCCAGCCGACCGACTTCATTTTCTGAAACTGCATCCAGGTTTTCAACGGCCGTAACCAGCTCTTTCAAATGCATTTTTTCTTCTTTTTCAGCCGAATAGGCGGCCCCGATGGCGACAAAGAGATTGGATTTTTCGGGAAAAATAATCTGTTCTTTTGTGAGTTTCAGGGTTTCGATAAAGCGCTGTCGCAATTCCGACAGGAAATAAAGGGGTCCCCCTAGAAAAGCTACGTTCCCGCGGATCGGATGTCCGCAGGCCAATCCGCTGATAGTCTGATTAACCACCGCCTGAAAAATTGAAGCCGCGATATCCGCTTTCTCTGCCCCTTCATTAATTAGCGGCTGGATATCCGTTTTGGAAAAA is a window encoding:
- a CDS encoding 2-hydroxyacyl-CoA dehydratase, which translates into the protein MKNNYKMGIDIGSTTIKVVVIDGKNEIIYEEYRRHLSNIKVTIVNLLKETYQKLGDLETRVCVTGSGGLMISQWLGIPFVQEVVASTLAVDRVIPKTEVAIELGGEDAKITFFTGTIEQRMNGTCAGGTGAFVDQMATLLKTDAEGLNELSKTHTMIYPIASRCGVFSKTDIQPLINEGAEKADIAASIFQAVVNQTISGLACGHPIRGNVAFLGGPLYFLSELRQRFIETLKLTKEQIIFPEKSNLFVAIGAAYSAEKEEKMHLKELVTAVENLDAVSENEVGRLEPLFKNREELTQFRQRHDKNQVVKKALKDHHGCCFLGIDVGSTTTKAVVIDGDGALLYSYYGGNEGSPLAQSIKIIKEIYGLLPADVTIGNSTVTGYGESLIKKALKIDIGEIETIAHYKGAKYFCPEVDFILDIGGQDMKCMKIKNGTIDSIILNEACSSGCGSFLETFAKSLDLDMQAFVEAALMAEKPVDLGTRCTVFMNSKVKQSQKEGAEVGDISAGLSYSVIKNALQKVIKIHNPKELGEHIIVQGGTFNNQAVLRTFEKITEKEVIRPDIAGLMGAFGAALIARENYRPGERSNLLGLAALDDFAVEVGHKRCGGCSNNCLLTINRFNDGSRHITGNRCEIGEGNVKKNADLPNLYQYKYQRIFDYPALPEAEAPRGNIGIPRVLNLYENYPFWHTFFTQLGYRVVLSPESNRKIYEKGMESIPSESVCYPAKLAHGHIQALLDQGVSLIFYPCIPYEEKEFDDVDNWYNCPIVMSYPETIKHNQDDVQKEGITFLNPFLPFDNDLRLEERLAEIFGAFGITRQEITAAMKAAIAQKDAFRRDMEKKGEETIAYLKETGQKGIVLAGRPYHIDPEVNHGLDHIITGLDMAVLTEDAIAHLYHPKEEQRFRVLDQWKYHSRLYKAAEVVNQHDFLELVQLTSFGCGLDAVTSEQTQEILESHGNIYTLIKIDEVNNLGAIRIRMRSLKAAMIEREKNNIVVDPTLMNQRVIFTKAMKKKHTLLAPQMSPIHFDFLEEAMEKYGYHIEVMPSVDNAAIDEGLTYVNNDACYPTIITTGQIMAALKSGKYDLDNVSVLMTQTGGPCRASNYVAFIRKALESAGMSQIPVISLSAIGLEKNPGFKLSLPLLARLLVGIVYGDLLQRVVSGTRPYELHPGSTEELYQSWRKKIKASLKNGKLRDFKENVRAIVNEFDALPRTDKKRPKVAIVGEILVKYHPTANNNLQLVLEAEGAEVVMPDLMDFFLYCAYNQVFKYEELSGKRKSMKRAKLLIKFLEFSRKNMKLALDASTHFHAPSTIEKKAGKAQELISLGNQGGEGWFLTAEMMELIEDGVENIVCVQPFACLPNHVMGKGMIKPIRQKYPRANIAPIDYDPGASEVNQLNRIKLMMETAKRNLDRKN